The Chlamydia trachomatis A/HAR-13 nucleotide sequence TTCGTTTAGAAGAAAACAAGAGTCTTCGAATATCAATCGCAATTTGTTGTTCAGCTAGAAAAAGTTGGCGCGACCAAATATAGGTATCTTGTTCGAGTTCCTTGACATAGACTGTCTTCTGGCGTGACAAGAAATGGATTTGGGTACGGATTTCCTCTTTCCGTATGATCTCCTCTGGAGCTTCTTCATTCAACAGTTTTTCTACGAGAACAATAAAATCATTAAGAGGGTAGCAGGTATGCCCTTCTTCTTGAAGTTCATCTAGAGAGTATTGAATTCCAGCAACGATACGATTAGGGGAATTTAGAGGGACTCCTAAGCACGTAGCAATAAGATCAGCGGTTTTAAAACCTATACCGTACATTTCCTTTGCAAGCAGAAAGGGATCTTGACAGACCTTCTCGATCGTTTGATTTTGGTATTTTTTATACAGCCGTAAACCATAATGAATGGCTATTCCATGTCGTTGTAGAAATAACAAAGCATGACGTAGGTCTCTTTGCTCTTGGAGTTGCTTAGAAAAATCTTCGCAGCGGGCAGGAGAAATCCCATCTACTTCTACCAATTTAGAAGGACAGGAATCGAGTACTGTTAACGTGTCTTCCCTGAAGGTTGAGACAATTTTTTGAGCAAGTTTGGGGCCTACGCCTTTGATTTGAGCATTCAGGTAAGCTATGATTCCGGAATCAGGACTATAGGTTGCAGCGGAAGTAAAGTGAAACACTAATGCTCCGCTAGCATCTACACTCCAATGACCTGTTAAGTCTACAGAGGAGCCGATTTTGAACAAAGAGAGCGGGAGATGGCCACAAACAGTTACTAGTGAATTTTTGTAAGGGACTCGTAGGAAGGCGTACCCTGTTTGATCGGACAGGGGATCTTCTGGCAGGATCAGCTCCAAAATACCGGAAAGTTTCTCTTCACAACCCATATCTTTTTAACTCTCTTGGAAGTATTCGATTTTTAGAAAGGCTTAAGTCGGTGTTGGACAGCATTATAGATTCTAATAAGGCTCCGATCGGTATTTTTTATATTTAACCCACAAAAGAAGTCCATGGAAAAATGAAACTTTCTCAGAATGTTTTTAGAGGATTTAAAGCGATTTGGTAGGCAAAAAGCAACCTTTAAAATACAAACAGAATCGCTTTAAAGAGGATTTTGAAAATCGGTATTAAAATTTAGTTTGCGTCGGATTCCGTGGTTATAAGAGTTTCTGAAGGAGTTTCTTGTTCACTGGCTTTTTTCTGAGCTAGAAGGAGACAGAGACTAGCTCCTAACATCAGAAAGAACCCTAAACCTTCTTGGAAAGATGGCATTTCTCGTTTACATAGGTAAGAAAGAATCCATCCAAAGATGGGCTCAAAGATAAGAAGAGCCCCTAAAAGAGCTGTAGACAGATGAAGAGAAGCTTTGTTCCAAGCTGCGATAGCTCGCGAAGAGGAAAAAATCCCCATAGCAGAGCAAAGAACGATGAATAGGCATCTTTCGGAAAGAGGGGTATGAAATAGAAAATTACGAGTGACATGGGTAATACCGAAAGTATCTCCTAAGATAATTAATGGGAGACAGATGATGAGAGAGCTGATCCCTAGCATATGGCACCATGTGTCGGGGGAGATTTCAGAATGTTGCTCGAGAAAGTCATGGTTACAGATGATGTATCCAGCCCAAATGCTAGTCGCTGCTGTGACACATCCCAATCCTAAGAGGTAGAGAGGCAGAGAAGAACTGGATTCGGATTGGAATTCGGAGACATTCGACAGAATGATTCCAACTACAATGATGCCACTCATACTTAAAAGAAATGAGTAAGAGAGCATCTTTTTCTTAATATTGGAATAGAAGAGAATGGCAATAGGGGCTAACCCAGCAATGATCACAGTCACTGCAGATCCTGAATAACGTACAGCTTGTGCGATACCGAAATAATAGGCTATGTTAATAAGAAAGGCCCACAGGATGCCTTTTTTCCAGAGGAAAAAGGGAACTGTTTTGAAGATATTAGAACGTTTATACAGAATAGTGATCAGTGAACAGATTCCGAAAACGGAGTAGCGGGTCAGCACAATATCTAGGTCAGCAAAGTTCCCTAGCATACTAGGGATCACGAAAACCATTCCCCAGTAGAAGCAGGCTAGGAGGCTATAGAAGACTCCCAAAGGTGTATTACGAGAAGAGGACATTGGATGAGGGGAGGACATCATGCTTAAAAGGCTCTCCAGCTTAAAAATTGCGCTCTAAGAAATTACTAAAATAGAGGACTTACGAGAACGAAAGTCAGATAAAGACAAAAAGAGTTGGTAAAAAAAAGCCTCTCTTTTTTCTCCTCTTCGTTTGAGGGAGCTTTAGCCCGAAAGGACCATTACAGGGCAATTATATTCCCATAAAGATTTTTCGTAAACAGTACCAAGAAGGGCTATTTGCTGTTTTGAGTAAAGATTTTAAACTATTTTCATAAATGGTTTGAAGTTCCTTATAGAATCAGAGTTGATAAAGCGTTTTTTTTGGTATAATGAGAAAAAGCTTTTTGTAAGGCAAAGAGATGAAGCGTATCTTAGTGTATTCGGATAGAGGAGTTTCTCCTTACTATTTGCGCCATACTGTTCGCTGGTTGAAGCAGGTAGCTGCTCCATTCCAGATGGAGGTATGTCGCGTGAATGGACGTTTCTTGATTCATGAGCCTCTTTGGGAAGAAACAACCCAGCTTCTTGTAATTCCAGGAGGTGCTGATGTACCTTATCATAATGTGTTGCATGGACTGGGGACAGCGCGTATCGATAACTACGTAAGAGAGGGAGGCTGTTACCTAGGTATTTGCGCAGGAGCTTATTTTGGTTGCGCGCAGTTTGAATTTCTAGAGCCTACAGGATCTTTATTTGTTGCTAAGCGAGATTTAGGTTTTTTCCCGGGAGCTGCTAATGGTCCTGTTTATGAAAGCGCCTTTTCTTATACAAGTTCCTCTGGAGTTTTAGCCGCTCCACTAGTTTTCGCTGATTTTCCTGGAGAGAGTTTCTCTCTTTTTAATGGGGGATGCTGTTTCGAAAATGCGGAACATTTCCCCGAAATATGCATCGAGGCGCGCTATAATAATCTTCTTGGAAAACCTGCAGCTATTGTCTCCAGACGCCTCGATAAGGGGCTAGTCGTGCTTTCTGGTCCTCATATAGAGTACCTCCCAGAGTTTTGCTCCTTGCAAGAAGATAATGTTATTCAGGCGAGAGAGCAAATTGCAGCGCATTCTTCGAGTCTAGAGGAGTACAAGCAGTTCTTAATCCATCGCCTATTGAGTAATGTCGTCGAGCACGTTTTGTATTAAAATGCTCTCACCTCTTTGAGGATGTGCTTCCTCAGCATCAAATAAGAACGGTTGCACTTGTCCTAGTAGACCCAATTTATCTTCCTCTTCTAATCCAGAAATAATAATGGTGGTTAGTGCTGTCTCGCTAACAGGTCGTACAGGAGATAGGATACGCATATTCGATACATTACCGGGAAGCGTGTAGTGTTGCTTTTTCATGAATAGAGTAAAGAAATCTTCATAATCCAACGGGAATATGGGAGCGAGTTTCTTAGTTCTCCAATCCGCAACTTTTGTATAACGCAACTGTTCTAAAGCGCAGAATAGTGCTAGCAACTCTAGAGTGCGTGCTTTTGGTGTGTGCAGAGGAGTTTTGAGGGGTTCTAGCAATAAAATCTCATTAGATAGGTTGTGTTCTATGATCTGTGCATAATGACTAAAGAGTTTTTTAAAGAGCTCTTCTTGTTGCAGCTGCTTGCTTTCCTGAATAGAAATGAAGAAGGTTTCATTTCCTGTATCATAATGTTGTTGTAGAACTCCTTCTTTGGCTTCGCGCATAACAGGATTGCCGGAAGGTAATTGGTGTGCATAACCCACTCGACAGGTGAGAGCATTGGACTTGATGAGATGGGTATGTAGCGTTTCAAAATCCAGAGTGGATAGTGTGAGGGAGAAAGGCAAACTGGAGTGCGATAGGATAATGGTTCGAGGTTGCCCTGAATCCGAAGGGATGATTTGTGGTGTCCAGTCTGTAAAAGCTGCAGAAAGAAGCTTTTCTGGGTGATCAAAGAAAAACTTTTTATATTTAGGAGAGGCACCCTTGAAACATTCTTTTAAGCCAGGATTGGGGTATAGGCTTGAAATGCTTTTGGATTCCGTTTTTAGAAAATCAATGAGAGAAGATGAGAGAGAGGGGATGGATTTTACATACGACATCAGATGTTGAATTCCGTAAGGGATGAGCTTCTGACACCCAAAAAAACTAACCACGGAAACAAGCAGAGCAAAGCAAAGTCCGGAGGCTATGAAAGCCGGCGGGCCAGCAAAAAGGAATCCACACGATGCGATGAATCCTATAATTAAGGAAAATAACACAGAAAAAATCACAAAAGCTTTGGTTGTTATCTTTTCAGCAACCAAAGAGAGAACTTGTTTAAAAGAAGTCTGTAGGGTGTGACATTCTATTGGGAACATAGATGGTTAATCCTCTCTAAGAGTGCAATGCAACGCACTTTTCATAGGGACTTTTCGTATTTCTGAGGCCTCAATGATGCCAAAATTGAGGAGTTTAGAAAAGTCGCCTCGGACAGTATACTCCCTTGGAGCTTTTTTAGTATTTGGGCTTTCCTGTATTACGAGAGTGGTCGATAGAATTTTTTTTAATTTTAGCTGAATTAGAACGCTATTTCGCGGTGCAGTTGGTCTACCACCAAGAGTTGCAAACCAATTGAGGGTGAACGGGAAAAATGAATAAAAAAGGACGAGAGAGAGACAGGGACTATCTTGAACTCCATTTAGCAGAAAAAAAGGTATTTTCAAAACAAAAAAAGACTCCATCACCTTAACGATGATAAGAAGAAACTACGGATAATGTTTGGGATCTATAAGAGAAAAAAAAGACTCCGGAGGATGGGTTCGAACCAACGACCAATGGATTAACAGTCCACTGCTCTACCGCTGAGCTACTCCGGAACAGTTCAAGCTACATTCTGCATGAGAAGGTAATAAAAAGTCAAGCAATTGCGAACAAGGTTTTTATTTTCGATGATTTCTTTTCGTTTTTTGAGAGTTCTGGAAGCAGATTTTTTCATAACCTTTAGGCACCAAACCTAGTTTATGAATAAGTGCTAGCTCAATAACTTTCGGATCATCCCAAGAAGCTAGATGGGTGCTCAACTCTTGCTGTTTCTCGAGAGCTTCTTTTAAATGGGATTTTAAATGAAACATGCGCTGCTGTAATCGCAGCTCTTGTGTACATAGTTGGGAGATGGCTCTGTCATAGACAAAACCACCTCCAAGAAGACAAAGAATAAGCCACCAAGAACGAATGACACATTCTTCCATATACCTGAACCAAGAAGTCTGTTTCTTACTTGCCATACTCATCCAGGAAACATAGGGTTAAACAAACGGAATAGTAATCCCTTGTTGTTTTTGATATTTCCCTTGGCGTTCTGCATAAGATACATCACAAGTAGCATCTCCTTCAAAGAAGAGCACTTGCGCGATCCCTTCATTAGCATAGACTTTCGCTGGAAGTGGAGTAGTATTGGAAATCTCGATAGTTACGTATCCTTCCCACTCAGGTTCAAAAGGAGTGACATTCACAATCAATCCACAACGTGCGTAGGTTGACTTCCCAATACACACAGTAAGGACATTACGAGGGATACGAAAATATTCCACGCTGCGAGCTAAAGCAAAGGAGTTAGGAGGAATAATACAAACATCATCCACGATGGAAATCAGCGCATCTTCTGTAAAACATTTCGGATCGACAAGTGAATTGTACACATTGGTGAAGACTTTGAATTCTCTCGATATGCGTAGATCATACCCATAACTTGACAAGCCGTAGCTAATGAGTTTTTCTCCAGTCTCTGGATGCAGTTTCACTTGACTGTCTGCAAAAGGCTCTATCATACCTTCTTCGATTGCCATTTTGCGAATCCAGTTATCTTCCTTAATCCCCATAAATTCTCTCGACTGTTTGTTATCTATATTTCTAGGAAAAGACTTTAGTTAGAAAAAAAAGAGATAAAACTCTCAACACTACAGCATGTGCAATTGTATGAAAAGACGCAACTTTTTAATGCCTTTGTGCAGAGGTTTTTTTCTTTAAATAGTCTTTTATATAGAGAAAAAGAAGGATTAGAGATAGGGGAATCCCTCTTGACTTCAGCCGCTGGAGGATGTCAAAATACGATTTCTTGATTTGGATTAGCGAATAAATAACTACTATTGCGAATACTTATATGACTCATAAAATTTCTGTTTTACATCAGGATAAAAAGTTTGATTTTTCTTTAAGGCCAAAGAAACTAACAGAGTTTTGTGGGCAAAAACAATTGAAAGAACGATTGGATTTATTTCTTCGAGCTGCTGTCCAGCGGAATGAAGTCCCCGGACATTGTTTATTTTATGGTCCCCCAGGTTTGGGTAAGACTTCGCTAGCACATATTATGGCTAACACGATAGGAAAAGGCTTGGTAATTGCTTCCGGGCCGCAGTTGTTAAAGCCTTCCGATCTCATAGGACTATTGACCGGTCTACAAGAGGGAGATATTTTTTTCATTGATGAAATCCATCGCATGGGGAAAGCTGCTGAAGAGTATCTCTATCCTGCCATGGAAGATTTTAAAGTAGATATTACCTTGGATTCAGGTCCCGGAGCTCGCTCAGTGCGTCTCGATTTAGCTCCATTTACTTTGGTAGGTGCGACCACTCGCGCTGGAATGTTAAGCGAGCCTTTGCGTACGCGTTTTGCTTTTACTGGGCGTGTAGATTACTATACTGATGAAGATCTTGTTTCCATTCTTTCTCGTTCCTCTCAGTTGCTCTCCATAGAAGCCAATCAGGAAACTCTATTAGAGATTGCTAGAAGGGCTCGAGGGACACCACGTTTGGCTAATAATTTACTTCGATGGGTGCGTGATTTTGCTCAAATGCGAGAGGGAAATTGTATTAATAGCGCCGTAGCAGAAAAAGCTTTAGCTATGTTATTAATAGATAACTTAGGGTTAAACGAGATTGACATTAAGCTTCTCTCCGTGATGATTGATTTTTATCAAGGAGGCCCCGTTGGAATGAAAACGCTCGCAATGGCGGTAGGGGAGGATGTCAGAACTCTGGAAGATATGTACGAGCCCTTTTTGATTTTGAAGGGTTTGGTTCAGCGAACCGCAAGAGGACGGGTTGCAACCCCTTTGGCATATGAACATCTTAACAGGAACCCTAAGGACAGGTGGGGAGAAGAATAAAGTGAAAAAATTAAATCTACTCGTACTGCTAGGAGTTTTTTGTGGTGTAAGCGGTGTTGGAGATGCAGATGTTAAAGTATCCGATGCCCTATCGCAATCTATTCTTGTCGAACCAAAAATCCGAGTTCTTTTGCTCAGTGAAAGTACTACAGCTTTGATTGAGGCTAAGGGAGCTTTTTCAGTATTCGGAGATGGTGAGCTTTTACGGGTTTCTTCTCAAGGACAACGTTGTGCGGCGCATGCTTTGTATGGAGGCATTCGTTGGGGAGAGAATTATCCCAACGTTGAGTGTCTAAAAATCGAACCTCTTGATGGAGCAGCCTCGCTGTTTGTTGATGGTATTCAATACAAGGGTGCTATCTATATTCATAGAACGGATCGCAGCTGTTTGTTCATAGTGAACGAGCTCGCGGTAGAAGACTATCTAAAGTCCACTCTTTCCGTAAAATATTTGAAGGAATTAGATAAGGAAGCTTTGTCAGCTTGTGTGATTTTAGAGAGAACGGCTCTTTATGAGCGTCTTCTTGCTGGAAATTCTCATAGCTTCTGGCATGTCAATGCTCAAGAGGATCGTTATGGAGGATTTGGTGTTACGTCGCAGTTTTATGGTGTAGAGGAGGCTGTAGACTGGACCTCTCGATTGGTTCTCGATAATCCGGAAGGGCTAGTGTTTAATGCAGACTATCTATTGCGAGCAAATGTAGACCGCTTAGCTATAGAAGGCTACAATGCTCGGCAGATTTTAGAAAAATTCTATAAAGATGCAGATCTCGTAGTGATTGAGTCTTGGGAAGATGATTGTAAAGGTGCTTAGAGGCATATCCCAAGAAGCTTGGTAGCAAAAAGACCCATCTCTAATGAGCTGGGTCTTTTTTTTATCTAGATTCCAAGGAGGTTTTTCTTCTGCTGATGGCTACCAAAGAGCTATAAGGTTCAAGAGAGAGTTTGGGAGATAATATCTGAGAAAAGAATCCTGTTGTGCTATCTACAATTTTTTCATAGGCCAAATGTTCTTTTCTAGGTTTAGGTAAAGAGATCTCAATACGTTCATTCCCACTATAAAACGCTACGAATAAACTGTAGTTCAGGTGTTTCAACTCAAAAGCTAGATAATGATCGGCTCCCCACTCTCTGGGAGAACCTTTTGTATTTAGCCAGACAATCGTATCTTCTGATAAGAAAGAGGTATTGAATAATTCGGTATAAGCTTTGCGCAGAGCAATGACTTGGCATAAGAAAGAAAACAGTTCTTTCCTTTCAGCTAATCGATCCCAAAGAAAGTAATTGATCTTTGTGTCTAAGCACCAGTGATTATTATTTCCATAAGCTGTGTGCCCATATTCATCTCCGGATTGTATCATGGGAATTCCTTGAGATAAAAAGAGAGCAAGAAAGAAGTTTTTCATTTGGCGTTCACGTAGAGCGCAAATGGTGGGATCTGTCGTTTCTCCTTCGCAGCCAAAGTTATAGCTGTAGTTTGCTGAAGTCCCATCACGATTGTATTCACCATTCTCTTCATTGTGCTTATCGTTATAGGCAACAGTATCGTAGAGTGTGAAGCCATCATGAGAGCAGATATAGTTAATCGAGTTCGTAGGTTTCCCATTGGGATAGATGTCATGAGATCCAGATATTCGTGAAGCAAAGGAACTTACTTGATGAGCATCTCCATTCAGGAAGGCTTTTACATGGTCACGGTAGCATCCATTCCACTCGCTCCATCGGGTTGATATAGAGGGGAAGTGTCCAAGCTGATACAAACCTCCAGCGTCCCAAGGTTCAGCGATCAGTTTAGTTTCTGATAAAATGGAATCAGAGGATATAGCTTGCAAAATGGGGGTTAAAGGGAGAGGGACTCCTTGTGGATCTCTAGAGAAGACTGAGGCTAAATCAAAACGAAATCCATCTACGTGCATTTCCTGTACCCAGTACCGCAAAGCATCAAGAATCCATTTCAGAGTAGTAGGGGTGTTGGTATTGACTGTATTACCACACCCGGAGAAATTCATGAGATCCCCATGATCATTGACCATATAATAGGATTCTAGATCTATCCAGGGAAGAGGGCAGCTTGTGCCTTCAAAGCCTGTATGATTGAAAACGACATCGAGAATGACTTCGATTCCCGCACGGTGTAACGCTTTGACAAGAGTCTTGAACTCTCGGGCCGGAGCGCAAGGGTCTGCCCCATAAGTATAACGGCGAGAGGGGCAGAAAAAATTCACCGAAGAATACCCCCAATAGTTACATAGGTGGGGGAAGTCCTGATTTTTAAATGGATGGACGGTTTCATCGAATTCGAAAATAGGAAGGAGTTCAACTGCATGAACGCCTAGTTGTTTGAGGTGGTCTATTTTTTCGATAATACCAAGGAAAGTTCCAGGATGGGAAACCTGGGAAGACGGATCTCGGGTGAATGACCGAACATGCATTTCATAAATGAAGTAATTTTCTTTTGGAAGGTGCAAAGGAGTGTCGCCTTCCCAGTCAAAATCCTCATGTTTCAGGTAACTAAATGCGTAATCCTTTTCTTGTTTAGGGGATCCAAATAGTTGAGGGGAGTAGATATTCTTAGAATAAGGGTCTGCGATGTAAGAATCTGTAGCAAACTTTTGAGAGCTCAAGTCTGTACCACGTAGTTTATAAGCATACGACCATTCACTAGAAATGCCTGCAATTTCGATATGCCAGATGGCTCCAGTCCTGTGGTCGGTAGAAGATAGAGGAATTTCATGAATTTCAGAAAGAGGGTCTAATAGTACAAGAGTAACCTGCTGGGCTTGTGAAGAAAATAGAGAAAAACGGTAGCGATCAGCGGAGAGCTTTTTGGCTCCTAGAGGTAAAGGGATAGTGGAACGAACAGACAAAGATTCCATAAAAACTAGAACAAGTAAGTTTAATAAAAATCTAACCGAAGAAATGAAGAGAAGAGAGGGGCTTAAACACAAAAGGAAGAGAGACCCTCTTCCTTTTGTTGTATGATAGCAAAACTTTTATGCACGGATTCCTGCTGGAGGAGGTTGAATTCCTCCGCCACCCCCTTGAGGCATTTGTGGCATGGTATCAACAGTGGGTTCTCGTCCAGCGCTGATATCAGAACAAACAGTTCGCCATTTCACAACGGTTTCAATAAAAAGCTGTGCAAAAGCTTTGAGTAGGTTGGTCTCTGCATACTTCATGTCTAACACGCAGTGCATTAAGATCAACTGTTCCTTAGTAGCGACTCCTACCCCTCCACCAGCCATTTGGCCTCCGAGCATAGAGCCTTCTAACAACTTCTCATATAGAGCTAACTTTCTTTGCGGATTGTCTGGCAGTCCGTCAAGAAGAGGTGCGTAAACATAAAGGCGATCAGAGTGTTCTTCGTAGGTCAGGTGAAGAGAAAACTCCCCATCAACAAACAAAATGCACGTATTATTCTGATCGAAGGCCACGTCGGGGAGTTTAAGCTCTTTAGCAAAATTTTTTAGATTTTCCTCAGCATTCTGCCTGGACATGAGGGAATCTCCTTCGTACTGTTTTTTTTAAACCTAGCATAAGCAGGTTTGTTAGTAAATGATTAGAGCCGCGATCAGGTGATTTGCTGTTAGGCAAGGCCTTCCTATCGAGGCTGGTGCGACATCCCTCTTCGGAGTTTCCTAATCAACTAGGTCGTCTAGCTGGTAGGAAAATAAGAAGGCGCAAGCTCATTCCCTTCGGTCTATTATGTGTTGAACGTACGCTTCTAAAACACGCTTTAGTTTCGGTAAACTTAATCTAGCCGTAGATCCAACTAGGGGACATTGTCACAGGATATTTTTTTTGGTTATTTTCCGCAATACTCTATAGAGAATACTTGTATTCACGAAAAAATCGGTCCTAGTGTACAGTTTTCTCTGAAGATAAAGAGGTTCCGAAGGGACGTCTTTTATTTGAAAAAGAGAAATTCACAGGAAGTTTCGTATAGATAGGATGGTTTTTTATGTTGTTCGGATATTTGGTAGGATTTCTAGCTGCCGATCCTGAAGAAAGAATGACATCCGGAGGTAAACGGGTTGTTGTTTTACGTTTGGGTGTAAAATCTCGTGTAGGATCTAAAGATGAAACAGTGTGGTGCAGATGCAATATCTGGAACAACCGTTATGATAAGATGCTTCCTTATTTGAAGAAAGGTTCTTCAGTCATTGTTGCTGGAGAGCTTTCTTTAGAAAGCTATGTAGGTAGAGACGGTTCTCCACAAGCTTCTATTTCTGTAAGCGTAGATACATTAAAATTTAATTCCGGATCTTCTCGTCCTGATGCTAGAGGTTCAGATGAAGGTCGTCAGAGAGCTAATGATAATGTCTCTATTGGATTTGATGGAGAAAGTTTAGATACAGACTCTGCGCTTGATAAGGAAGTCTATGCAGGGTTTGGAGAAGACCAACAGTATGCTAGTGAGGATGTTCCTTTTTAGTTGCAACTCACAAGCCGTTCCTTTCAGGCCCCTTTAGAAGAGATTTCTTTTCGGTAACAGGGGCCTATTCTATTCATTTGATTCAATCCCATATCTTAAGAAGCTCTTGAATCTTCTTGTCTATGGAGTAACAGAGCTTATTTGCTAAAAAGACTACTCTTTCCTATAGTCCTTTTTTTCATCTCGGAATAATGTAGAGATGAAAACCATGTTGTTTTGCTTGTTCTGGCCTTTTCTACTGCAGAGAATGGGTCAGGCCGCCAGCTTGAGACGGAAATGAGCAAAACGCGTTCTACTGGTGTTTAATTATTGACTCAATCGATTCAACAAAGAGGTTATTGTGGTATTACTCTATTCTCAAGCGAGTTGGGATAAACGATCGAAAGCGGATGCTCTTGTTCTTCCTTTTTGGATGAAGAATTCTAAAGCTCAAGAAGCTGCGGTTGTTGATGAGGACTACAAGCTTGTCTATCAAAACGCATTATCCAATTTTTCAGGGAAGAAAGGGGAAACGGCTTTTCTTTTTGGAAATGATCACACAAAAGAACAAAAAATTGTTCTTCTTGGTCTAGGGAAGAGCGAAGAAGTATCCGGAACAACCGTTTTAGAAGCCTACGCTCAGGCTACTACTGTCTTAAGAAAAGCTAAGTGTAAGACTGTAAATATTTTACTCCCAACAATTTCACAGTTGCGCTTCTCCGTAGAAGAGTTTTTAACGAACTTGGCAGCAGGGGTGCTATCTCTGAACTATAATTACCCAACCTATCACAAAGTGGATACGTCTTTGCCTTTCCTAGAGAAAGTGACTGTAGTGGGTATTGTCTCTAAGGTAGGGGACAAGATCTTTAGAAAAGAAGAGAGCCTATTTGAAGGGGTATATTTAACTAGAGATTTAGTGAATACCAATGCAGATGAAGTCACTCCAGAAAAACTTGCTGCGGTAGCAAAAGGTCTAGCAGGGGAGTTCGCGAGTCTGGATGTAAAAATTCTAGATAGGAAGGCGATATTAAAAGAAAAAATGGGATTGTTGGCTGCTGTTGCCAAGGGCGCTGCTGTTGAGCCTCGGTTTATTGTTCTGGATTACCAAGGTAACCCTAAATCTAAAGATAGAACCGTACTCATTGGTAAAGGGGTAACATTCGATTCCGGAGGACTAGATTTGAAACCTGGGAAGGCAATGATTACCATGAAGGAAGACATGGCTGGAGCGGCTACCGTTCTAGGAATTTTTTCTGCTTTAGCTTCCTTAGAGCTTCCGATCAATGTGACCGGGATCATTCCAGCTACAGAGAATGCGATTGGATCGGCTGCCTATAAGATGGGAGATGTATATGTTGGAATGACCGGCCTTTCTGTAGAAATTGGCAGCACTGATGCGGAAGGGCGTTTGATTTTAGCCGATGCCATCTCCTATGCTTTGAAATATTGTAATCCTACCCGCATCATTGATTTTGCTACCTTGACGGGTGCTATGGTTGTTTCTTTAGGAGAATCTGTGGCTGGATTTTTTGCAAATAACGACGTGTTGGCAAGAGATCTGGCAGAAGCTTCATCAGAGACCGGGGAAGCTCTATGGAGAATGCCTTTGGTAGAGAAATATGACCCGGCACTTCATTCAGATATTGCAGATATGAAAAATATCGGCAGCAATCGTGCAGGATCGATTACTGCAGCGCTATTTTTACAACGTTTCCTCGAAGACAATCCAGTAGCATGGGCACATTTGGACATTGCAGGTACTGCTTACCATGAAAAAGAAGAGTTGCCTTACCCCAAATATGCAACAGGATTTGGTGTGCGTTGTTTAATTCATTATATGGAGAAATTCCTATCTAAATAGTTATTGTTTAGCGATATTAAATAATGTGTGTGGTTAGTTTTTAATAAAAATTAAAAACTAACCATTTTTTATTAAAGTTTTTCATTCTCACTGTCGATAGATCAAATAAGTAGTAGTTACCTGTCTAATTAGGGGAATGAACATGTTGG carries:
- a CDS encoding DMT family transporter, whose amino-acid sequence is MMSSPHPMSSSRNTPLGVFYSLLACFYWGMVFVIPSMLGNFADLDIVLTRYSVFGICSLITILYKRSNIFKTVPFFLWKKGILWAFLINIAYYFGIAQAVRYSGSAVTVIIAGLAPIAILFYSNIKKKMLSYSFLLSMSGIIVVGIILSNVSEFQSESSSSLPLYLLGLGCVTAATSIWAGYIICNHDFLEQHSEISPDTWCHMLGISSLIICLPLIILGDTFGITHVTRNFLFHTPLSERCLFIVLCSAMGIFSSSRAIAAWNKASLHLSTALLGALLIFEPIFGWILSYLCKREMPSFQEGLGFFLMLGASLCLLLAQKKASEQETPSETLITTESDAN
- a CDS encoding BPL-N domain-containing protein, which encodes MKRILVYSDRGVSPYYLRHTVRWLKQVAAPFQMEVCRVNGRFLIHEPLWEETTQLLVIPGGADVPYHNVLHGLGTARIDNYVREGGCYLGICAGAYFGCAQFEFLEPTGSLFVAKRDLGFFPGAANGPVYESAFSYTSSSGVLAAPLVFADFPGESFSLFNGGCCFENAEHFPEICIEARYNNLLGKPAAIVSRRLDKGLVVLSGPHIEYLPEFCSLQEDNVIQAREQIAAHSSSLEEYKQFLIHRLLSNVVEHVLY
- the dcd gene encoding dCTP deaminase encodes the protein MGIKEDNWIRKMAIEEGMIEPFADSQVKLHPETGEKLISYGLSSYGYDLRISREFKVFTNVYNSLVDPKCFTEDALISIVDDVCIIPPNSFALARSVEYFRIPRNVLTVCIGKSTYARCGLIVNVTPFEPEWEGYVTIEISNTTPLPAKVYANEGIAQVLFFEGDATCDVSYAERQGKYQKQQGITIPFV
- the ruvB gene encoding Holliday junction branch migration DNA helicase RuvB, which encodes MTHKISVLHQDKKFDFSLRPKKLTEFCGQKQLKERLDLFLRAAVQRNEVPGHCLFYGPPGLGKTSLAHIMANTIGKGLVIASGPQLLKPSDLIGLLTGLQEGDIFFIDEIHRMGKAAEEYLYPAMEDFKVDITLDSGPGARSVRLDLAPFTLVGATTRAGMLSEPLRTRFAFTGRVDYYTDEDLVSILSRSSQLLSIEANQETLLEIARRARGTPRLANNLLRWVRDFAQMREGNCINSAVAEKALAMLLIDNLGLNEIDIKLLSVMIDFYQGGPVGMKTLAMAVGEDVRTLEDMYEPFLILKGLVQRTARGRVATPLAYEHLNRNPKDRWGEE
- a CDS encoding SpoIID/LytB domain-containing protein translates to MKKLNLLVLLGVFCGVSGVGDADVKVSDALSQSILVEPKIRVLLLSESTTALIEAKGAFSVFGDGELLRVSSQGQRCAAHALYGGIRWGENYPNVECLKIEPLDGAASLFVDGIQYKGAIYIHRTDRSCLFIVNELAVEDYLKSTLSVKYLKELDKEALSACVILERTALYERLLAGNSHSFWHVNAQEDRYGGFGVTSQFYGVEEAVDWTSRLVLDNPEGLVFNADYLLRANVDRLAIEGYNARQILEKFYKDADLVVIESWEDDCKGA
- a CDS encoding glycogen debranching protein, with the translated sequence MESLSVRSTIPLPLGAKKLSADRYRFSLFSSQAQQVTLVLLDPLSEIHEIPLSSTDHRTGAIWHIEIAGISSEWSYAYKLRGTDLSSQKFATDSYIADPYSKNIYSPQLFGSPKQEKDYAFSYLKHEDFDWEGDTPLHLPKENYFIYEMHVRSFTRDPSSQVSHPGTFLGIIEKIDHLKQLGVHAVELLPIFEFDETVHPFKNQDFPHLCNYWGYSSVNFFCPSRRYTYGADPCAPAREFKTLVKALHRAGIEVILDVVFNHTGFEGTSCPLPWIDLESYYMVNDHGDLMNFSGCGNTVNTNTPTTLKWILDALRYWVQEMHVDGFRFDLASVFSRDPQGVPLPLTPILQAISSDSILSETKLIAEPWDAGGLYQLGHFPSISTRWSEWNGCYRDHVKAFLNGDAHQVSSFASRISGSHDIYPNGKPTNSINYICSHDGFTLYDTVAYNDKHNEENGEYNRDGTSANYSYNFGCEGETTDPTICALRERQMKNFFLALFLSQGIPMIQSGDEYGHTAYGNNNHWCLDTKINYFLWDRLAERKELFSFLCQVIALRKAYTELFNTSFLSEDTIVWLNTKGSPREWGADHYLAFELKHLNYSLFVAFYSGNERIEISLPKPRKEHLAYEKIVDSTTGFFSQILSPKLSLEPYSSLVAISRRKTSLESR